From a single Balnearium lithotrophicum genomic region:
- the ruvB gene encoding Holliday junction branch migration DNA helicase RuvB: MIERPKSFEEFLGQESAKRVLKVAVESAKIRGEPLDHVLFYGPPGTGKTTLSHIIANELNAEIKVVSAPTIERKGDLLGLLTTLNEGDVLFIDEIHRLNRAVEETLYSAMEDFKVDIVTGSRATAVTIELPKFTLVGATTRLNLLTPPLRSRFGIICRLELYSKEEMEEIARSASKKLGISFTGGALKLVSGCGRGTPRILLQILKRIRDYSVVHGWRIVDEDGVRKVLEELGIDELGLDRLDRKILETIAEKFNGGPVGIGTLSSVLNEDTDTIENVHEPYLIEMGLIVRTPRGRKITEKGLEVIGKTYQPSLFRD; encoded by the coding sequence TTGATAGAGAGACCTAAGAGCTTTGAAGAGTTTTTAGGACAGGAGAGTGCAAAGAGGGTTTTAAAGGTTGCAGTTGAGTCTGCAAAGATAAGAGGAGAGCCCTTAGACCACGTTCTCTTCTACGGTCCTCCGGGAACGGGTAAAACCACCCTCTCTCACATAATTGCAAACGAGCTTAACGCCGAAATCAAGGTTGTCTCTGCTCCAACGATTGAGAGGAAGGGAGACCTTTTAGGTTTACTCACTACGCTGAACGAGGGGGACGTTCTCTTCATAGATGAGATTCACAGGCTAAACAGGGCAGTAGAGGAGACCCTCTACTCTGCAATGGAGGACTTTAAAGTTGACATCGTTACAGGGAGCAGAGCAACAGCAGTAACTATAGAGCTCCCTAAGTTTACACTTGTTGGGGCAACAACGAGGTTAAACTTACTAACCCCTCCCCTCCGTTCAAGGTTTGGGATAATCTGCAGACTGGAGCTCTACTCTAAGGAGGAGATGGAGGAAATTGCCCGCTCTGCTTCTAAGAAGTTGGGGATATCGTTCACTGGAGGAGCTCTCAAATTAGTTTCAGGTTGTGGAAGGGGAACACCGAGGATTCTCCTCCAGATTCTAAAGAGAATCAGGGACTACTCTGTGGTTCACGGCTGGAGGATTGTAGATGAGGATGGAGTTAGGAAGGTTTTAGAGGAATTAGGCATAGACGAATTGGGGCTTGACAGACTTGACAGAAAAATCCTTGAAACGATAGCTGAAAAGTTCAATGGAGGCCCAGTCGGAATAGGTACCCTCTCCTCCGTTTTGAACGAGGATACAGATACGATAGAAAACGTCCACGAACCCTACCTAATTGAGATGGGACTTATCGTGAGGACCCCAAGGGGAAGGAAAATAACGGAAAAGGGGCTGGAGGTCATAGGA